One genomic window of Glycine max cultivar Williams 82 chromosome 16, Glycine_max_v4.0, whole genome shotgun sequence includes the following:
- the LOC100787137 gene encoding uncharacterized protein, with amino-acid sequence MDTTDWEVLSYDGLSDFDDYDLCTSPKFMKASEASRNFHPRVPKQILHIPIQLEPRIGKAPDEGSMEENTKDHHRVEVPLVPSSPTTIENIKGGILEADYDTVAHLFSKIKEIESPKSIDRGLLFPDIGALKFEDKGGDQAQEIIMASPRMKIEKEIDTIMDCGKEVEDSSGGFNFWKWSLNGVGAICSFGFAAATICVLILGSQQRNNKIQQDQKIWFQIYTDDKRIKQVVHATKLNEAMAAVSGVPLSRARITCGGYYDGL; translated from the exons ATGGACACTACTGACTGGGAAGTCCTTTCTTATGATGGCCTTTCTGATTTTGATGACTATGACTTGTGCACCTCACCAAAATTCATGAAAGCCTCTGAAGCATCAAGGAATTTTCATCCAAGGGTGCCTAAACAGATTCTTCATATTCCAATTCAATTGGAACCGAGAATTGGGAAGGCCCCAGATGAAGGGTCAATGGAAGAGAACACTAAGGATCATCATCGTGTTGAGGTCCCTCTTGTTCCATCATCACCAACTACCATTGAGAATATCAAAGGAGGGATTTTGGAGGCTGATTATGACACTGTTGCACACCTTTTCTCCAAGATCAAGGAAATTGAGTCTCCAAAGTCCATTGATAGAGGATTGTTGTTCCCTGATATAGGTGCTTTGAAATTTGAGGACAAAGGTGGTGATCAGGCACAAGAGATCATCATGGCCTCTCCAAGAATGAAGATTGAGAAAGAAATTGATACTATTATGGACTGTGGCAAAGAAGTGGAGGACTCTAGTGGTGGTTTTAACTTTTGGAAGTGGAGCTTGAATGGTGTTGGGGCTATATGTTCTTTTGGGTTTGCTGCTGCCACAATCTGTGTCCTAATTCTTGGAAGCCAGCAAAGGAACAACAAAATCCAGCAGGATCAGAAGATTTGGTTCCAGATCTACACTGATGACAAG AGGATTAAGCAAGTGGTGCATGCAACCAAATTGAATGAAGCAATGGCAGCAGTGAGTGGTGTTCCTCTGAGTAGAGCTCGCATAACCTGTGGTGGTTACTATGATGGCCTTTGA
- the LOC112999823 gene encoding arabinogalactan protein 14, translating to MEASKMKFFLVLVIAMLAMVATGVSAAEAPAPGPSSDATTFFVPTALASLFVLAFGLLF from the coding sequence ATGGAGGCATCAAAGATGAAGTTTTTCTTGGTTTTGGTGATTGCCATGTTGGCGATGGTAGCAACTGGGGTTTCAGCTGCTGAGGCACCTGCCCCAGGTCCTTCATCCGATGCCACCACCTTCTTTGTACCCACTGCTCTTGCTTCTCTCTTTGTTCTTGCATTTGGCCTTCTCTTCTAA